One window of Microbacterium sp. 1S1 genomic DNA carries:
- a CDS encoding YchJ family protein has translation MTPPVRCPCASGDTFTACCGPLLDGAPAPTAERLMRSRYTAFAREDGRYLLRTWHPSTRPETIGFEPELQWRRLLIVERVAGGPFDTEGVVEFEAFWRQGRTRGSLHERSRFVREDRIWLYVDGDIR, from the coding sequence ATGACACCGCCCGTCCGCTGCCCCTGTGCGTCGGGGGACACCTTCACCGCGTGCTGCGGACCCCTCCTGGACGGAGCCCCGGCCCCGACTGCCGAACGGCTGATGCGCTCCCGGTATACCGCCTTCGCGCGGGAGGACGGGCGGTACCTGCTCCGTACCTGGCACCCGTCGACCCGTCCGGAGACCATCGGCTTCGAGCCCGAACTGCAGTGGCGCCGCCTGCTGATCGTGGAGCGCGTCGCGGGCGGCCCTTTCGACACGGAGGGCGTGGTCGAGTTCGAGGCCTTCTGGCGTCAGGGCCGCACGCGTGGATCTCTGCACGAGCGCAGTCGCTTCGTCCGCGAGGACCGCATCTGGTTGTACGTGGACGGCGACATCCGGTGA
- a CDS encoding zinc ribbon domain-containing protein: protein MKATPENQRTLLDIADLDRRIAQAERARTQPSQAGRITELVAIRQEQLRELTVLTGARDDARTELSRLESDVALAEQRRDRDSQRLAAATNPKEAQALEHELASLAKRLSDLEDAELDVMGRVEEADAAVAAQQALLDATTAEGSALTGQAKADVAAATELGAQLARDREAVAATVPAPLLAEYDRRAVKSAGAALLTRGTCEGCRMMLPGTDLSEIRRTPDDEVVSCPECGCILVRTEESGLSS from the coding sequence GTGAAAGCGACCCCGGAGAACCAGCGCACCCTGCTCGACATCGCCGACCTCGACCGGCGCATCGCGCAGGCGGAGCGTGCCCGCACCCAGCCGAGCCAGGCGGGCCGGATCACCGAGCTCGTGGCCATCCGCCAGGAGCAGCTCCGTGAGCTCACGGTGCTGACCGGTGCCAGGGACGACGCCCGCACCGAGCTGTCGCGGCTGGAGTCCGACGTGGCACTGGCCGAGCAGCGTCGCGACCGGGACTCGCAGCGCCTCGCCGCGGCCACCAATCCGAAGGAGGCGCAGGCGCTGGAGCACGAGCTCGCCAGCCTCGCCAAGCGGCTGAGCGACCTCGAGGATGCGGAACTCGACGTCATGGGGCGGGTCGAGGAAGCCGACGCCGCCGTCGCTGCACAACAAGCGCTGCTGGACGCGACGACCGCAGAGGGCAGCGCCCTCACCGGTCAGGCGAAAGCCGATGTCGCCGCCGCGACCGAACTCGGCGCTCAGCTCGCGCGCGACCGCGAGGCGGTCGCGGCCACGGTCCCCGCTCCGCTTCTCGCGGAGTACGACAGGCGAGCCGTGAAGAGTGCGGGCGCCGCGCTGCTGACCCGCGGAACCTGCGAGGGCTGCCGCATGATGCTCCCCGGCACCGACCTCAGCGAGATCCGTCGCACGCCTGACGACGAGGTGGTCTCTTGCCCCGAGTGCGGTTGCATCCTCGTGCGCACCGAGGAGTCGGGACTCTCCTCGTGA
- a CDS encoding bifunctional 3'-5' exonuclease/DNA polymerase yields the protein MTVPSSGPERRIALIGLGAGEYAAIDLDENDGEQHRTLLPGAELAGWVSSVEAADGPRWIIRSAAEIYALLLREGVRIGRSHDLVLCHAILRDTAMVTSPLPAAVTWERGDPIDPTPSLFDVLEEESGEQAVTAALDQYRAQRTVMAEAADGRLTLLCAAESAGGLIAEEMRVAGLPWDAAVHDAILTETLGARPAAGGLPRRMVERGDEVRALLGDPTLHLDSQPKLLRALHRVGVSVESTSKWELSAHEHPVIEPLLAYKKLSRLLSANGWTWLSEWVQDGRFRPVYIPGGVVTGRWASAGGGALQLPRNLRPAVRADPGWALVVADVAQLEPRMLAAMSADEAMADAARGGDLYAGVVASGAVATREEAKYAVLGAMYGATSGDSGRLVPRLRKVYPRAMALVDDAARVGEDGGIVSTWLGRSSPRPSAEWMRLQADATAADADPAVVSLARRRAREWGRFTRNFVVQGTAAEWSLIWLAEIRHRLAQLPEVFGAAEASGPFAREAHLAFFLHDEVILHTPQEHAEAAADAVRDAAAVATTRLFGTFPIDVPLDLRIADSAEK from the coding sequence GTGACGGTGCCGTCGTCGGGTCCCGAGCGCCGCATCGCGCTGATCGGCCTCGGGGCGGGGGAGTACGCCGCGATCGACCTGGACGAGAACGACGGGGAGCAGCATCGGACGCTCCTGCCCGGTGCGGAGCTCGCCGGTTGGGTGTCTTCCGTGGAGGCGGCGGACGGGCCGCGGTGGATCATCCGCAGTGCTGCTGAGATCTACGCGCTGCTGCTGCGGGAAGGCGTCCGGATCGGTCGCAGCCACGACCTGGTCCTGTGTCACGCGATCCTGCGGGACACCGCCATGGTCACGTCGCCCCTCCCTGCGGCGGTCACCTGGGAGCGCGGAGACCCGATCGACCCGACCCCCTCTCTCTTCGATGTGCTCGAGGAGGAGTCGGGGGAGCAGGCGGTCACCGCGGCACTCGACCAGTATCGAGCGCAGCGCACTGTGATGGCCGAGGCGGCGGACGGCCGGCTCACACTGCTGTGCGCAGCGGAGTCGGCGGGCGGGCTGATCGCGGAGGAGATGCGCGTCGCAGGGCTCCCGTGGGACGCCGCTGTCCATGACGCGATCCTCACCGAGACGCTGGGCGCGCGGCCGGCCGCGGGTGGGCTGCCTCGCCGGATGGTGGAGCGCGGCGACGAGGTGCGAGCCCTGCTCGGCGACCCCACCCTGCACCTGGACAGTCAGCCGAAGCTGCTTCGGGCGCTGCATCGCGTCGGGGTCTCCGTGGAGTCCACGAGCAAATGGGAGCTGTCCGCGCACGAGCACCCGGTGATCGAACCTCTGCTCGCCTACAAGAAGCTGTCTCGGCTGCTCAGCGCGAACGGCTGGACGTGGTTGTCGGAATGGGTGCAGGACGGCCGTTTCCGCCCCGTGTACATCCCGGGAGGCGTGGTGACCGGGCGATGGGCATCGGCCGGCGGCGGTGCGCTGCAGCTGCCCCGCAACCTCCGCCCGGCCGTACGCGCAGACCCCGGGTGGGCTCTGGTCGTCGCCGACGTCGCACAGCTCGAGCCGCGGATGCTCGCGGCCATGTCGGCGGACGAGGCGATGGCGGACGCGGCGCGCGGCGGCGACCTCTACGCCGGTGTCGTCGCATCGGGCGCCGTCGCGACGCGGGAGGAGGCGAAGTACGCGGTGCTCGGCGCCATGTACGGCGCCACCAGCGGCGACAGCGGGCGACTTGTTCCGCGGCTGCGGAAGGTCTATCCGCGAGCGATGGCTCTGGTCGACGATGCGGCGCGGGTGGGGGAGGACGGCGGCATCGTCTCCACCTGGCTCGGGCGCTCCTCACCGCGCCCGTCCGCGGAGTGGATGCGCCTGCAAGCCGACGCCACCGCCGCGGACGCCGACCCCGCCGTCGTCTCCCTCGCCCGTCGCCGTGCGCGCGAGTGGGGACGGTTCACGCGCAACTTCGTCGTCCAGGGGACGGCGGCGGAGTGGTCGCTCATCTGGCTGGCCGAGATCCGTCACCGTCTGGCGCAGCTCCCCGAGGTCTTCGGAGCGGCAGAGGCATCGGGTCCGTTCGCCAGGGAAGCGCACCTGGCGTTCTTCCTGCACGACGAGGTGATCCTGCATACCCCGCAGGAGCACGCGGAGGCCGCCGCCGATGCGGTCCGCGACGCCGCCGCGGTCGCGACGACCCGGCTGTTCGGCACCTTCCCGATCGACGTGCCCCTCGACCTGCGCATCGCGGACTCCGCGGAGAAGTGA
- a CDS encoding aldo/keto reductase: MTTVPTFRAHNGFTLPALGLGTYRLNGDAGADAVAQALRAGYRLVDSAFNYENEGSVGRGVASSGIPRSEVIVTTKLPGRHHARAAATASIEESRSRLGLDATDLHLIHWPNPSQDEYVEAWAALVDAQSRGVVRQIGVSNFLPEHLERIERETGVRPVVNQIEVHPYFPQEEQLAYHREHGILTEAWSPLGRAQALLDEGVVREVAAAHDITPAQAVLAWHVARETVAIPKASSAEHQATNLAAAGVLLEDAEVAAITALGRADGRLFDGDPAVHEES; this comes from the coding sequence ATGACCACTGTCCCCACCTTCCGCGCCCACAACGGCTTCACCCTGCCGGCCCTCGGGCTCGGCACCTATCGTCTGAACGGCGACGCCGGAGCCGACGCCGTCGCGCAGGCCCTCCGCGCCGGCTACCGGCTCGTGGACTCGGCGTTCAACTACGAGAACGAGGGCTCGGTGGGGCGCGGAGTCGCGTCATCCGGCATCCCACGCTCCGAGGTGATCGTGACGACGAAGCTGCCCGGACGCCACCACGCCCGCGCGGCGGCGACCGCCAGCATCGAGGAGAGCCGCTCCCGCCTCGGCCTCGACGCGACCGACCTGCACCTCATCCACTGGCCGAACCCGAGCCAGGACGAGTACGTCGAGGCCTGGGCCGCGCTCGTGGACGCCCAGTCGCGCGGCGTCGTCCGCCAGATCGGCGTCTCGAACTTCCTCCCCGAGCATCTCGAGCGGATCGAACGGGAGACCGGAGTCCGGCCGGTCGTGAACCAGATCGAAGTACACCCGTACTTCCCGCAGGAGGAGCAGCTGGCGTATCACCGCGAGCACGGCATCCTCACCGAGGCGTGGAGCCCGCTGGGGCGTGCGCAGGCCCTCCTCGACGAAGGCGTCGTCCGCGAGGTGGCCGCTGCGCACGACATCACCCCCGCGCAGGCCGTGCTCGCCTGGCACGTCGCGCGGGAGACGGTCGCGATCCCGAAGGCGTCCTCGGCGGAGCACCAGGCCACGAACCTCGCGGCCGCCGGCGTCCTGCTCGAGGACGCGGAGGTCGCCGCGATCACGGCACTCGGACGCGCGGACGGGCGGCTCTTCGACGGCGACCCCGCCGTGCACGAGGAGTCCTGA